From the Macrobrachium nipponense isolate FS-2020 chromosome 17, ASM1510439v2, whole genome shotgun sequence genome, the window tctacagctccctttactgtcatcaaaaccaggccttcagttggaccctctacagctccctttactgtcatcaaaaccaggccttcagttggaccctctacagctccctttactgtcatcaaaaccaggccttcagttggaccctctacagcttcctttactgtcatcaaaaccaggccttcagttggaccctctacagctccctttactgcCATCAAAAACAGcgcttcagttggaccctctacagctTCCTTTACTGTCaccaaaaccaggccttcagttggaccctttacagctccctttactgtcatcaaaaccaggccctCAGTTGGTCCCTCTACAGCTCcttttactgtcatcaaaaccaggccgtCAGTTTGACCttctacagctccctttactgtcatcaaaacaagaccttcagttggaccctctacagctccctttactgtcatcaaaaccaggccttcagttggaccctctacagctccctttactcTCATCAAAACCAGGGCTTCAGGTGGACCCTCTACAGCTCcttttactgtcatcaaaactaGGCCTTCTTTTGGACCCTCTACATCTCCCTTTACTCTCACCAAAACctggccttcagttggaccctctacagcttcctttactgtcatcaaaattAGGCTTTCAGTTCTCTcgttactgtcatcaaaaccaggccttctgTTGAacc encodes:
- the LOC135195905 gene encoding tetra-peptide repeat homeobox protein 1-like, with protein sequence MTVKEAVEGPTEGQVLVRVKGDVEGPKEGLVLMTVKGAVEGPPEALVLMRVKGAVEGPTEGLVLMTVKGAVEGPTEGLVLMTVKGAVEGQTDGLVLMTVKGAVEGPTEGLVLMTVKGAVKGPTEGLVLVTVKEAVEGPTEALFLMAVKGAVEGPTEGLVLMTVKEAVEVKGAVEGPTEVLVLMTVKGAVECPTEELVLMTVMGAVKSQSEGLVFMSVKGAVEGHTEGLVLMTVKESSKQGQTEVMLLNDSKREDVEGSN